The genome window GCGCGGAAGACGGCGGAGATGAAGCTGGCGTATGTGCATGTTGTGGAGTCGCGAATCTCGGGCAACGCGGACACCGAGTCGACGGATCAGCTGGATTTCTTCCTTGAGGCGTATGGCCATGCTAGTCCTGTGATTATTGCTGGCGGCTACAAGGCCGACTCCGCCCTGGAGGCAGTCGACTCGCGCTACAAGGATTACGACGTGGTGATTGGTATTGGTCGTCCGTGGACGTCAAACCCTGACTTGCCTTTTAAGATCAAGGCCGGGATCCCTCTTCGGCCGTACGAGAGAGAGTTCTTCTATTTGCCCAAGGATCCTAAGGGTTACATTGACTACGAGCCCAGCGAGGAGTTCAAGGCCACACAGGTTGCGGCTTGATTGTGATGCCCcgtttccctttttctctgCTTATTTGGTGTACTAGAGAGATACCACTGCATTGCATATCGTATATCGtgtatatagactatagAATCGATTATCAATGATGGATTATTGAGTGCTAATGTTTGTACTGTAGTTTCAGCTGTCAGAACATGCTATACCGTAGACGACCGGATTCTCCCTGTCCGTCAGATCCAAAAAAGTCAGAGTTCTCCGGACCATGTCCCTCGGCCTGTATGTCGCGACGCCGATTCTCATACATATAGTAGCACTTCAACAGGACAGAAAAAACAACCGCTACTGAGACCGTTGCCACGATCGCAATCTTCGCTGGCATATAGTCTGGCTCGTCTTCCGTGCGGAACGTCAACGGACCTAGAATATTTCCGAGACAGAACGACATCAGCACGATAGTATTCAGGGTGACTTTCTTGGTGTGGCCTACGACATTAGCACCAGAGATGGAGTACATCAGCGGCAGAGCGGCCCCGACACAGGTGGTCAGATAGTTGCCAGCTAGCTCGGCGGCTTTCGTTTCCTCATGGGAGAATGCCATCAAGCAGCCTCCGAGGAGTCCGCAGGCAAGGATCCCTATGAGGCTCAGGCATCGCTGATCAAAACGACCGGCCAGATATGTGCCTGTGACAATGCTAATAACGCTGACCACACCGCCCGGGATGGTGAGCAGCTCGGTTTCCTTGGTCGTGTAGCCGAAGCTTCTGATGATCAGCACGGAGAAACTGCTGATGGCGGCGTTGGAGATGTTCATTGCGGCCACGATCACGGCGATGAAGTAGGTCGGGGGGTCCTTGAATACTTCTACGAATTGGTACATTTTGAAATGCTTGTTCTCGATACCTGTCCGATTCTCCCGGAGACTCTCAATCGCGAACAGTTTCTCCTCATGGGCCAGCCGGGACGCCATGGGATTGTCTGGGAGGAAAATCATGAAACATATTCCCACAGCGATGGTGATCAGCTCAAAGAT of Aspergillus fumigatus Af293 chromosome 2, whole genome shotgun sequence contains these proteins:
- a CDS encoding putative MFS transporter, with the protein product MLSATALITWAPKCSESHFYKKSSKDIVPSPCFTTKATTIGFLRTVLETGDLSMDTEAKKLSSAASTEADAALGFLASEGTAAFTEIVEEKLVRKIDWTIVPLMWYKRNGKVYLSWRGPLLTFAKQPKRIGFWYLGTGTATIIGALVAHGLLFYTGGCFRSWQIMFLIFELITIAVGICFMIFLPDNPMASRLAHEEKLFAIESLRENRTGIENKHFKMYQFVEVFKDPPTYFIAVIVAAMNISNAAISSFSVLIIRSFGYTTKETELLTIPGGVVSVISIVTGTYLAGRFDQRCLSLIGILACGLLGGCLMAFSHEETKAAELAGNYLTTCVGAALPLMYSISGANVVGHTKKVTLNTIVLMSFCLGNILGPLTFRTEDEPDYMPAKIAIVATVSVAVVFSVLLKCYYMYENRRRDIQAEGHGPENSDFFGSDGQGESGRLRYSMF